In Arthrobacter woluwensis, a single genomic region encodes these proteins:
- a CDS encoding MarR family winged helix-turn-helix transcriptional regulator, producing the protein MPVEPATARALIRGVVDLQRALRCLSHDSLAPGTSTALLGVLHMITEHGGRAVDIAQRLGVSSPVLSRHLAELEERGFITRTQDPTDRRAQLLEVTEIGQEQLARAEEDRVQALLSLLGDWDEDQALTCRSNLTDLTMALQSYRRKPSPYAAATPAGD; encoded by the coding sequence ATGCCGGTAGAGCCAGCAACAGCGCGGGCACTCATCCGCGGGGTCGTGGATCTGCAGCGCGCACTGCGCTGCCTCTCGCACGACTCCCTGGCACCGGGAACCAGCACGGCCCTGCTCGGGGTGCTCCACATGATCACCGAACACGGTGGGCGTGCGGTGGACATCGCGCAGCGGCTCGGAGTGAGTTCCCCCGTGCTGAGCCGCCACCTCGCGGAACTCGAGGAACGCGGCTTCATCACCCGGACGCAGGACCCCACGGATCGCCGGGCCCAGCTCCTGGAGGTCACCGAGATCGGGCAGGAACAGCTCGCCCGGGCCGAGGAGGACCGCGTTCAGGCGCTCCTGAGCCTCCTCGGTGACTGGGACGAGGACCAGGCGCTCACGTGCCGCTCCAACCTCACCGACCTCACCATGGCCTTGCAGTCCTACCGTCGCAAGCCCTCCCCGTACGCCGCCGCCACCCCCGCAGGAGACTGA
- a CDS encoding MDR family MFS transporter: MSHRQIMEAFTGLLAAFFTAIVSSTIVSNALPTIISDLKGTQTDFAWVITASMLASAVTTPIWGKLADLYDKKILVQLSIVVFVAGSVVAGLSPDIPMLLTARVIQGIGMGGLIALSQAIMGVMIAPRERGKYSGYLGAVLAVGTAGGPLLGGLIVDHWGWRWTFYVCVPLAIIALILLQITLKLPQIRRKAKIDWLGTILLSASVSTLLIWVSFAGNPDYYEWWSWQTAAMVGGSVVGLLLFILVEAKVSEPIIPLKIISNRTTALSIVASVAIGVAMFGSSSFIGQYFQVARGATPTEAGLLTLPMIFTNLVGSTVAGQLISRYGKWKGYLVAGTILTAAGMLLLGTIDHETDFWITGVYMAVLGLGLGMTMQNLVLAVQNTVAPRDIGSASASVAFFRTVGGAIGVSVLGAVLGNRSSDLIKQGFIDHHIKVPAGSGASSTSLDVKDMPGPIATIVKAAYGDASAQIFLIAGFVAIAAIIAVLFIKEVPLRKTVEMQPAKAASEGSTAEPDTTTATLAAVAAPSGAAGEALANGLNPSDAPEQHVPAHVAGHQRTAPATHDGGLEGGLDSELRLLLAEREAPGVVPQGDTAATLAALQQTQLLLAKQQEQLAKLSEKVNTQLLAQLEMSERQGQAAGELARIQAELDAERQLQKEAALYLATRGRHSAG; this comes from the coding sequence ATGAGCCACCGGCAGATCATGGAGGCCTTCACCGGCCTCCTTGCCGCGTTCTTCACGGCGATCGTGTCCAGCACGATCGTCTCGAACGCGCTGCCCACCATCATTTCCGACCTCAAAGGCACCCAGACGGACTTCGCCTGGGTCATCACGGCCTCCATGCTGGCCAGCGCCGTCACCACCCCGATCTGGGGCAAGCTCGCGGACCTCTACGACAAGAAGATCCTGGTCCAGCTGTCGATCGTCGTCTTCGTGGCGGGTTCGGTCGTGGCGGGCCTCTCCCCCGACATCCCCATGCTGCTGACCGCACGCGTCATCCAGGGCATCGGCATGGGCGGTCTGATCGCCCTGTCCCAGGCCATCATGGGCGTCATGATCGCCCCGCGTGAGCGTGGCAAGTACTCCGGCTACCTTGGCGCCGTTCTCGCCGTGGGCACCGCCGGCGGCCCGCTGCTCGGCGGTCTGATCGTGGATCACTGGGGCTGGCGCTGGACGTTCTACGTCTGCGTCCCGCTCGCGATCATCGCCCTGATCCTGCTCCAGATCACCCTGAAGCTGCCGCAGATCCGCCGCAAGGCGAAGATCGACTGGCTGGGCACCATCCTGCTCAGCGCGTCCGTCTCCACCCTGCTGATCTGGGTCTCCTTCGCGGGCAACCCGGACTACTACGAGTGGTGGTCCTGGCAGACCGCGGCGATGGTGGGCGGCTCGGTCGTCGGCCTGCTGCTCTTCATCCTGGTCGAGGCCAAGGTCTCCGAGCCGATCATCCCCCTGAAGATCATCTCCAACCGCACCACCGCGCTGAGCATCGTGGCCTCGGTGGCCATCGGTGTGGCCATGTTCGGCTCCTCCTCCTTCATCGGCCAGTACTTCCAGGTGGCCCGTGGCGCGACGCCCACCGAGGCCGGCCTGCTGACCCTGCCGATGATCTTCACCAACCTGGTGGGCTCCACGGTCGCGGGTCAGCTGATTTCCCGCTACGGCAAGTGGAAGGGCTACCTGGTGGCCGGCACGATCCTGACCGCGGCGGGCATGCTCCTCCTCGGCACGATCGACCACGAGACCGACTTCTGGATCACCGGCGTCTACATGGCCGTCCTGGGCCTCGGTCTCGGCATGACCATGCAGAACCTGGTCCTGGCCGTGCAGAACACCGTCGCTCCGCGGGACATCGGTTCCGCGAGTGCCTCGGTGGCGTTCTTCCGGACCGTCGGTGGCGCGATCGGCGTGTCCGTGCTGGGCGCCGTGCTGGGCAACCGCTCATCGGATCTGATCAAACAGGGCTTCATCGACCACCACATCAAGGTCCCCGCCGGATCCGGCGCGTCGAGCACGAGCCTGGACGTCAAGGACATGCCGGGCCCGATCGCCACGATCGTCAAGGCCGCCTACGGTGACGCCTCCGCGCAGATCTTCCTGATCGCAGGTTTCGTGGCCATCGCCGCGATCATCGCCGTGCTGTTCATCAAGGAGGTCCCGCTCCGCAAGACGGTCGAGATGCAGCCGGCCAAGGCGGCTTCCGAGGGCTCCACCGCGGAACCCGACACGACGACGGCGACCCTCGCCGCGGTCGCTGCTCCCTCCGGAGCCGCGGGTGAGGCGCTCGCCAACGGTCTGAATCCGAGCGACGCACCGGAGCAGCACGTTCCGGCTCACGTCGCAGGACATCAGCGCACCGCCCCGGCGACGCACGACGGCGGCCTGGAGGGCGGGCTCGACTCCGAGCTGCGGCTCCTGCTGGCTGAGCGCGAGGCGCCCGGCGTTGTGCCCCAGGGCGACACCGCGGCCACGCTCGCGGCGCTCCAGCAGACCCAGCTCCTGCTCGCGAAGCAGCAGGAGCAGCTCGCCAAGCTGAGCGAGAAGGTCAACACCCAGCTGCTCGCGCAGCTGGAGATGTCCGAGCGGCAGGGCCAGGCGGCCGGCGAGCTGGCGAGGATCCAGGCCGAGCTCGACGCCGAGCGGCAGCTCCAGAAGGAAGCCGCGCTGTATCTGGCGACTCGAGGACGGCACAGCGCGGGCTGA